In Aspergillus fumigatus Af293 chromosome 2, whole genome shotgun sequence, a genomic segment contains:
- a CDS encoding GTPase-activating protein LRG1 has protein sequence MPPGDVPLPDSLVPGNGAVRPTLNTSGQGGSFQKQTPTSPADSNRTFDSPRARSGGRNGSAVTSPVDGMQNPDGRTGRRLDSNNPGQRDPSTPRDRAGYWEKSAQRDRPSQSGRPPTKSPGSSRICKKCGEPLTGQFVRALGATYHLECFKCEDCGQIVASKFFPVDAEDGSGQYPLCETDYFRRLDLLCHECGGALRGSYITALDHKYHIEHFTCSVCPTVFGAQDSYYEHEGRVYCHFHYSTQFAQRCHGCHTAILKQFVEIFRNGQNQHWHPECYMIHKFWNVRLAPNGQPLEHPEAGLDATDEERNRVREEEDMMEEKVYKIWSILSGFEESSAACISDMLLHVSNGSYLDGVLVAKRFIGHVEVLFRAIDELAGYIKAQEMKDLAYGREAKLLCKKIVAFFALLSKTQEAGVRKLGVTQELLSLVTGLAHYLKLLIRIGLQGALKLEREKESPEGLYHFLNHLADIETLRPPEQEESPADLMAGVASLADQLSDCCAACKEPIDDECVMLGESRWHIKPPHLTCAACQTDLTDTCQEALWSPRIKKVFCNNCASQQGLANETQGGFTRVSKLQQFVFLLRVALARLLAVLHAGGTLQPTSDDPSFAGSETQDGNQTQSGGNIHRSTTRSKYAGRDGAAESSLEQTVGEMRRLRSIRNERTLSTTYKRARASRIIDGPEGRSVRPGSSGGEGSDARGHGFQIVEERDANGETVTDLTFGNQDALTLDDIPRIVAAEQAKEQRPNAYRHAGTKLVGTTEPLPRYNQGHQRGVSSGNLESHLAERTTKTKKYFSELSALEYFIVRHVAVLSMEPLLEGYFTLDELLSLIESRKPTIWNIFGRAFNKDAKKAGKKKGVFGVSLDFLVEKEGTESTHGVGPGALRVPALVDDAVSAMRQMDMSVEGVFRKNGNIRRLKEISELIDNKYDQVDLTKETPVQIAALLKKFLREMPDPLLTFKLHNLFVISQKIPDPEKQKRLLHLTCCLLPKAHRDTMEVLFAFLNWTSSFSHVDEDTGSKMDIHNLATVITPNILYPNTKNSTVDESFLAIEAVNALITYNDTMCEIPEDLQAVLSDTTFFKDNNEVSTKEILKRYGDIARGSFSPKPNNGGETVTITNPHNRGANTPTSARIETDQSQDGPWQAQNPVRHVQNTGGHNHASSASAPYNGMELAPGQSASYRERSTSNGSQQNPIPQEGQPQQMPYRSRPGAGPMGVAG, from the exons ATGCCTCCCGGCGATGTCCCACTGCCGGATAGCCTAGTGCCGGGCAACGGGGCTGTCCGTCCGACTTTAAATACCAGTGGGCAGGGCGGTAGTTTTCAGAAACAAACTCCCACTTCGCCGGCCGATAGCAATAGGACTTTCGACTCACCGCGTGCAAGATCTGGTGGGCGGAATGGGTCTGCTGTCACAAGCCCGGTGGATGGGATGCAAAATCCAGACGGTCGCACGGGCCGAAGATTGGACTCGAACAACCCTGGCCAGCGGGATCCATCAACTCCGCGTGATCGAGCTGGTTATTGGGAGAAGTCAGCGCAACGTGACAGACCTTCTCAGAGCGGCCGTCCGCCCACAAAATCCCCCGGTAGTTCGCGTATTTGCAAAAAGTGCGGCGAGCCTCTGACGGGCCAATTTGTACGCGCACTTGGCGCAACGTATCATCTTGAGTGTTTCAAGTGTGAG GATTGCGGGCAAATTGTGGCATCTAAGTTCTTTCCTGTCGACGCTGAGGACGGAAGCGGACAGTATCCACTGTGTGAGACAGATTACTTTCGGCGATTGGACCTCCTCTGCCACGAATGTGGCGGCGCTTTGCGTGGTTCCTATATCACCGCCTTAGACCACAAGTATCACATCGAACATTTCACTTGCTCCGTTTGCCCGACAGTTTTTGGCGCCCAAGACTCCTATTATGAACATGAAGGCAGGGTTTACTGTCATTTCCACTATTCCACCCAGTTTGCCCAGAGATGCCACGGGTGTCATACAGCTATTCTGAAGCAGTTTGTGGAGATTTTCCGCAATGGTCAAAATCAGCATTGGCACCCAGAGTGCTATATGATTCATAAATTCTGGAATGTGCGCCTAGCTCCAAATGGCCAGCCCCTGGAGCATCCTGAGGCTGGTCTCGATGCCACTGACGAGGAACGCAATAGAGTgcgagaagaggaagatatgatggaggagaaggttTACAAGATCTGGAGCATTCTTTCTGGTTTCGAAGAGTCTTCAGCTGCCTGCATCTCGGATATGCTACTACACGTCAGCAATGGCTCCTATCTGGATGGAGTCTTAGTCGCTAAAAGATTCATTGGTCACGTCGAAGTTCTTTTCCGAGCCATCGATGAACTTGCCGGATACATCAAGGCGCAAGAGATGAAGG ACCTTGCTTACGGACGTGAAGCCAAACTTTTGTGCAAGAAAATTGTCGCTTTCTTCGCTTTGCTATCCAAGACCCAGGAAGCTGGGGTACGGAAACTAGGTGTCACGCAAGAACTCCTATCATTAGTCACTGGTCTTGCCCACTACCTTAAGCTCCTCATCCGCATCGGGCTTCAAGGCGCTCTGAagctggagagggagaaggagagtccCGAAGGCTTGTATCATTTCCTCAATCACTTGGCAGATATTGAGACACTCCGGCCTCCGGAGCAAGAAGAATCACCTGCAGATCTCATGGCTGGAGTAGCGAGTCTTGCTGATCAGCTTTCTGATTGCTGCGCAGCTTGTAAAGAACCAATTGACGATGAGTGTGTCATGCTGGGTGAATCCAGGTGGCACATCAAGCCACCTCATCTTACGTGTGCAGCATGTCAAACGGACCTTACCGATACTTGTCAAGAGGCCCTCTGGAGTCCTAGGATTAAAAAGGTTTTCTGCAATAATTGCGCCTCGCAGCAAGGTCTTGCGAACGAGACTCAAGGTGGCTTTACTCGTGTGAGCAAATTACAGCAGTTTGTCTTCCTGTTACGGGTTGCACTCGCGCGCCTTCTTGCTGTTTTGCACGCTGGAGGAACCTTGCAACCCACTTCAG ATGACCCGAGCTTCGCTGGGAGTGAGACTCAAGATGGTAACCAAACTCAATCTGGCGGTAATATTCACAGGTCCACGACAAGGTCGAAGTATGCGGGCAGAGATGGTGCTGCTGAATCATCGCTTGAGCAGACTGTGGGCGAGATGCGACGCTTGCGGTCCATTCGAAACGAGCGTACTCTGTCGACTACATACAAGCGAGCTAGGGCATCAAGAATTATCGACGGTCCCGAAGGTCGAAGTGTTAGGCCCGGCTCTTCCGGCGGTGAAGGTTCCGATGCTCGTGGCCATGGCTTTCAAATTGTAGAGGAAAGAGATGCAAATGGCGAGACTGTCACCGACCTGACATTCGGTAACCAGGACGCTTTGACATTGGACGATATTCCCAGGATCGTGGCCGCCGAGCAAGCAAAAGAACAACGTCCCAACGCTTACAGACATGCCGGCACTAAACTCGTAGGTACGACTGAGCCGCTTCCTAGGTAcaatcaaggccatcaacGTGGTGTATCTAGCGGCAACTTGGAATCTCACCTCGCAGAGAGAACCACCAAGACTAAGAAGTACTTCTCTGAACTCTCAGCTCTCGAATATTTTATCGTACGGCATGTCGCTGTCTTGTCCATGGAGCCTTTGCTGGAGGGCTACTTCACGTTGGATGAGTTACTCTCCTTGATTGAGTCTCGCAAGCCAACGATTTGGAACATATTCGGTCGCGCCTTCAACAAAGATGCAAAGAAggctggcaagaagaagggtgtGTTCGGCGTGAGCCTCGACTTCCTGGTCGAAAAGGAGGGCACAGAATCCACTCATGGCGTCGGACCCGGCGCTCTTCGCGTTCCTgctctggttgatgatgcaGTATCGGCGATGCGGCAAATGGATATGTCTGTGGAAGGTGTTTTTCGAAAGAATGGTAATATTCGAcggctgaaggagatctCCGAGCTGATCGACAATAAGTACGATCAGGTTGATCTCACAAAGGAGACTCCTGTGCAGATTGCGGCTTTGTTGAAGAAGTTCCTCCGCGAGATGCCTGACCCGCTTTTGACTTTCAAACTCCATAACCTATTTGTTATCTCTCAGA AAATACCTGACCCCGAAAAGCAAAAGCGGTTACTGCACCTCACGTGCTGTCTGCTGCCCAAGGCTCATCGGGATACTATGGAAGTCCTCTTCGCCTTTCTAAATTGGACGTCGTCTTTCTCGCATGTGGACGAGGATACGGGTAGCAAGATGGATATCCACAACCTTGCAACTGTCATAACACCTAACATCCTCTATCCAAATACCAAAAATAGCACAGTTGACGAAAGTTTCTTAGCAATCGAGGCTGTCAATGCTCTTATCACTTACAACGACACTATGTGCGAG ATACCGGAAGATCTTCAGGCTGTTCTCAGCGACACCACATTCTTCAAGGATAACAACGAAGTCAGCACAAAGGAAATTCTGAAGAGATATGGTGACATTGCGCGAGGAAGCTTCTCTCCAAAACCCAATAACGGCGGAGAAACTGTGACAATCACAAATCCTCATAACCGAGGAGCCAATACTCCTACGTCTGCGCGCATTGAGACAGACCAGTCTCAGGACGGACCATGGCAGGCGCAAAACCCTGTACGCCACGTGCAAAACACAGGTGGTCACAACCACGCAAGCAGTGCATCGGCGCCTTACAATGGAATGGAACTTGCGCCTGGACAGTCCGCCAGCTACCGTGAACGAAGCACCAGCAACGGCAGCCAACAAAATCCCATTCCACAGGAGGGACAACCCCAACAGATGCCTTACAGGTCTCGTCCAGGAGCGGGACCCATGGGAGTTGCTGGTTGA